Within Dermacentor variabilis isolate Ectoservices chromosome 8, ASM5094787v1, whole genome shotgun sequence, the genomic segment TACTGTTGCACAACTGTTCTATTTCACGAAGATCCATGTGAGCACTGCTGAAATGAGCTTTCACTGTCAAAATGTGGTGCGCATTGTTGTCGAAGATCTCGAATGCATTGCAATCGAGGATGTCTGTCACTTGCAGGAATGAATGGAAGAGTGGCACAAGTTGTCATATGAAGTTGAGCACGTCAGACACAGGATAGTTGCTGTAACAGAGCACTGCAGGTTGTGCTCTCGATCGGCTGTTAGCAGTATATAATGTCAGGTATTCAGCATAGGTAAGTGCTTCCAGCTCCAGCGGACGATCTTTGTACTCTGAATTGTCATCTTGCACCACACGTCTGTGCTGTTCTCATCCAACCCATCCCGTTTCATTAACACTGAACGTTGAACTCTTCCGGATGCAAACTCACTGCTCTGACCACAAGGTGTTGGCTGTGACCATGACGCGACTCGTGTAAGACACGCTGAGGCAGAGTACATACCAGGCTGCCTCCTGCGCCAACATCTCAATGGCTTTCAACATCTTAGCACTGAGTTGTCGAAGAGCTTGGGTGTACATTACACTTGAGCCTGGAGATTCTTACACGAGTGCGCTCAGCTCTTTATGCAGATTAGACATGCTTCGGTTTGCTTTGTTGACATGCTCGACCACATAGGCAGTATATGTGTACACATCCAGCACGACCTGCAGGTCCACGTTCGAGTTCACACGGCCGATTGTATCCACAGGTTGAAGTAATTATACATCACTTGATCGCAATCCTGCTTCAGTATCAGAGTGGGGCGTGGAATGCCGGCACGAACTATCTCAATGTACTCACTGGCATCGTCGATGTTGTTATGTCTCCAGAAATCCTTAATCGACTCATACACTGTCATCTCCAAAGAATCATGGAACTTAGTGTATTGATCTTTCATTTTCCTTTGAGCCTGCTTCTCTTCTCCAGTGTGGGCAGGCGAGAGTGGAACGATGACTCGGGTAACTTCCATGGGCCAGAAAGGCACGTTAAAAATCGACATTTCATTCTGCCATTTTTGAAACACATGCAGGCAGTGCTGGGCAGTAttgaagatacatgtatcttcgatactaTTTTCGATATTGCTTGAGTACCATATATCTGTATCATGACATGTCTAGCAAGACGTGTATCAGCACCTGTATTTCCGATACATTAAAGAATGTATTGTGTACCTTAAGGTACAATATATACATACTGTCATCGCAACGTCACTGTGCAAAACTATAGATGTTGGTTAAACTCTGCTTCTCAAGGTGATACTGCTGCTGGtaagccacctgaataaaactaaaggcagcatcGTTATTTTCTCCTTCCACCAGAGCCCTCCAGCGAGGGAGGCGATGAGATCTGTGCATTCCTTTTGGCGGAGCAGAGTCACATGATGGCGCTTGCGCCCTCTGAACAAAAACAAGCGCGCATATGTCTGCGAGCAGCCATATgaagagctttcatgttaagcagctaaagcaaccccaataAACTGTTTCAGAATGAAAGTACAGtttgagcaagaaagacagaCATCTTGAGATGCTAggagacatttcattcaaatgaaagaAGGTTGGAGTTAAGAGATTCCCAAGCAAACATATTTTGTGCATACGCatttgctgctacattatatagatctataataaaaaatttacgaacGTATTGAAGTATCTTAatatacaaatggaaagtatcatatcggatacaataattgcaGAAGTATTTTGTATCCTATCATGATACAGTTGCAAAGTATCTTTGTCTAACCCTGTACTGGTATGTGTGAGCTGGTATGTCTGACAGCGAGGTCTCTTGACCGTTATGGCATCTATGGAGATTAAATGTTCGGTCGTGCAGACTGCTTCAGGACCAGGCTGAAACAACAGGAAGAAAACGAGTGAAAAATTCTGCATGCAAGTGCGACCCACCTCAAACCCAGGAACATCCATCTGAAacgcaacagcaacgacagtgGCACGTTCCTGTGGAAGAGGCTGAAGGTCATTCTTATGCCAAAATTGCACACAGAGCGAGAATTATAGCCAAATGGATTCTGCACGAAGCGTTTCTTAAGAATATTCGTTGCACTTACATGCCGGCTCAACCTCTCCTGAGCTTGTCGTTCTGCCTCCGCTCGTTGCCCAAGTTGTTTGGCTTCTGCTTCCTGGGTTCGAATTTCTAGAAATTCTTGCCAGTGTTGGTGCATGGTTTCGGCTTCTCGCACTCTGAGATccggatgttgttcacgttcctGACGCATCAATTTTTTCCCTCTTTCCCGTAAATCACGGTCTCGTTGCCTTTGCTGGCGTTTGGCTTCAGCCTCCCTAGCGCGCCGTTCCGGGTCCTGCCTTCGCTGGCGTTTGGCTTCAGCCTCCTTAGCGCGCTTTTCCGGGTCCTGCCTTCGCTGGCGTTTGGCTTCAGCCTCCCTAGCGCGCCGTTCCGGGTCCTGCATTCGCTGGCGTCTGGCTTCAGCCTCCCTAGCGCGCTGTTCCGGGTCCTGCCTTCGCTGGCGTTTGATTTCAGCCTCCCTAGCACGCTTTAGCGGATCCTCACGTCTGCGCCGTATTGCCTCCGCTTCTTTTGCATTAAGTGCCGGGTTCGCAGCACGTCGTCGCCGTCTCGCTTCAACCTCACGAGCCCGCAACTCGGCATCCTCCCGCCGCTTTCTCCGCATGGCCTCAGCATGTCTGGCTTTGGCCTCGGCGTTCTGTTCCTCCGTGTTCCGTGGCCTCCCTCGAGGTCGAGCTCCAGACGATGTAGCTGCCCCAATGGCACCAGCCGAAGAGCCTTCCGCGCTAGCAGACGCCACCGCATCCATCGCACGCGTCTAATTCTCTCCGCACTGGGAATTAGCGGCCTCATTGAGCAACGAAAGCAATACACTCCACTTTCAAGGACGCGTGCACATGCGCCCGGGAAACGCTCGCGACGaactatgcacgaaggtgagtcAGGTGTTCTGTGTGCGAGCTTTCTAGTTCTTATTGGTTCTTATATTTGTCCCGCATTGTTTCTTTCCACCATAGAgctaggaaactctatgctatcCACCGCACGGCCGACGCCGCCCGCCGCTGCCATAAGCATTATAAACGGCGGCcatagatggatggatgctatggcCGTCCCCTTTGAAGTAGGGaaatgggttgcgccaccaagcccttgttaTTATTTTGCTTAATGTCCTaagaaaaaacacacaaacacaaagaatTCCCGGCATCGAACCTTTTGAACCATTACTGGGAAGtatttttgtacgcctccgttttcggggacacgtttactttccccGTGCTATCCTTGAACCAGCCTGAACACAAgtgtttcaaggaggccagacaTAAAGTTTCTCACAATATCGTGAGAAACTCCATGAGGCCAGAAAGAGCCTAAAGCGGCAACTGGGTAGACAtatcaataaagggaaaatccaTTTATAGATCCATTTGTGTAGATATAACTTTACACTAACTCTATgttcacattctagtaaaacGTGTTCCATCGTTCTATGATCGTTCTCCTGGGGGATcagccatgaatcgggcggtaaAAAAACCATTAtcattttttattgcgaaagcaatactgctcgaggtttccactcttggccgtcgtcccggagaatccaccattgacctttagcgtgacctatgtgtgacgtcataccagctgtggaaaagcggggccccaattccgctcgtcgcgatcgtcccagcgaatccccCACGCGCCGCTGCCGTGGGGGAGGCGCTCGctcttggtggcgcaacccaccgccccatcaTAGGATAAAgagccccgttccaaaggggacgctcataacatccaccccatccatccatccgtcatgccagctgtggaaaagcggcccctcaactcggctcgtcgcagtcatgtcgcagtcgtcccagcgaatcctccacggtatgtcggatgatgcgtataaggcgaagctgcaacgatgtgctgcagctaagaagcggcggcgtgcggaagaaacggatgaagagcgggaacaacgtttagctaaacggcgtgcatattatgcagccaggcgaatgcgttcaacatctcttgatctgggtgcatctacaagtatcacgcatgctctcaatgctgacgcgactttggcgacatCTGATCGTTCGGCAGCAAGCCTTATGAATGCTTTAAATGGCAACGtgactgcatctacacgttcgatgagcagtatggaactctacaacctgaacagaagacgacgacgtgcTGAAGAAACGCCTGAACAGAGAGAGCAACGCCTTGCCAGGGAAAGAGAGCGAGACGCTGCTAGGAAAGCGAAACGCGACGAGTCGAGGAGAAAGCGCCAAGCGGAAGAATCACCCGAAGCGAGAGCTCAACGATTGAAGAAGCGACGAGAGAAATCTCTTGCCAAGGCTCGTCAACGTCAACGACGTGAAGAGCGTGCGAGAAGAGTCAAGGAGTGTGAGCCCGCAACTCGTGAATTTCACAAACGCTTTACAAACAATCCCTTTGGCTGTGTGTGTTCTGTGCGTGAACGGTTGTGGCATAAGGACAAACTTACACCGGTAAGCGAACTTATGTTCCCTACTTTGAGGAGGGCTTACCCAGAGTTGGTTGAGCAAACGTTAGCGAGTGCAGTGGTGTGTGGCACGTGTAAATCCAGTCTCGGAGAAGAAAAGATTCCACTGTACAGTGTGTCTAATGGGTACGAGTATCCGCCCATGCCAGAGGGTTTGCTGCGGTTGAATCCTGTAGCCGAACGGTTGCTGTCTCCCCGCATACCCTTTTACAGATCCGCAGGCTCATGAATTGAAACTGTGTAAAGTGATGAATGAAGCTGTGTAAAATGATTGAGAATTTGGAGAAGCAGCTAAAGAGTGAAATGGCGAGGACAAAGGAggaactcgagaaagaaaaaacgagacgcgcagagtttgaggaaagggtcgacagggagtgggcctcaagaatggaggctgtagagcggaaatggagtgaggagcgagagaaagggcagcaattggaaaaacaattgaaagagatgagagagagagaagctgagaAGGAGGCACAGCAGGAattgaaggaaaaggaagcggGAGGATCACCCAGTGGAGCAGAATGGGGGGCGGACATGTTAACGTGGGGACCGCGGCAGACAAAGGCACAGAGGGATGAGACGACAGGAGGCAAAGAAGGCGAGGAGGCAGGGAAGACCCAGCCGACAGAGACAGGAGGGAGGCAAGATTTGCTTGAAGACAGAAAGGTCTGGGTCGTTGGAAGCTCCAACATATCGCGAATGCAATCAGCACTCCTCAGAACAGTGCAGTatgacagacgggtgaaggatGAATGCATGCCGGGGGCTCGATTCGAAGCTGTGGCGGAGAGAGCCAAAAACAAACTGAATGATAACAGAGAGGGAAAAAACCTGGTAATTTTGCACGCTGGGGTGAATGACGTCCTGCAGAATAGGGGGCGAATGCTGGACAGACAGATCCAACGACCTCTGAGGCGGTGCACATTGCTCTGTGTACTG encodes:
- the LOC142589869 gene encoding uncharacterized protein LOC142589869 isoform X2, with the protein product MDAVASASAEGSSAGAIGAATSSGARPRGRPRNTEEQNAEAKARHAEAMRRKRREDAELRAREVEARRRRRAANPALNAKEAEAIRRRREDPLKRAREAEIKRQRRQDPEQRAREAEARRQRMQDPERRAREAEAKRQRRQDPEKRAKEAEAKRQRRQDPERRAREAEAKRQQRQRDRDLRERGKKLMRQEREQHPDLRVREAETMHQHWQEFLEIRTQEAEAKQLGQRAEAERQAQERLSRHAGDTCTGTKLTSTIPEREPRQGYHNKYVGEDDPLPQQAHQSCQTEHHITLVWCARPNVSTRSTAVQVEPWEQQR
- the LOC142589872 gene encoding uncharacterized protein LOC142589872, coding for MCDVIPAVEKRGPNSARRDRPSESPTRRCRGGGARSWWRNPPPHHRIKSPVPKGTLITSTPSIHPSCQLWKSGPSTRLVAVMSQSSQRILHGMSDDAYKAKLQRCAAAKKRRRAEETDEEREQRLAKRRAYYAARRMRSTSLDLGASTSITHALNADATLATSDRSAASLMNALNGNVTASTRSMSSMELYNLNRRRRRAEETPEQREQRLARERERDAARKAKRDESRRKRQAEESPEARAQRLKKRREKSLAKARQRQRREERARRVKECEPATREFHKRFTNNPFGCVCSVRERLWHKDKLTPVSELMFPTLRRAYPELVEQTLASAVVCGTCKSSLGEEKIPLYSVSNGYEYPPMPEGLLRLNPVAERLLSPRIPFYRSAGS
- the LOC142589869 gene encoding uncharacterized protein LOC142589869 isoform X1 → MDAVASASAEGSSAGAIGAATSSGARPRGRPRNTEEQNAEAKARHAEAMRRKRREDAELRAREVEARRRRRAANPALNAKEAEAIRRRREDPLKRAREAEIKRQRRQDPEQRAREAEARRQRMQDPERRAREAEAKRQRRQDPEKRAKEAEAKRQRRQDPERRAREAEAKRQQRQRDRDLRERGKKLMRQEREQHPDLRVREAETMHQHWQEFLEIRTQEAEAKQLGQRAEAERQAQERLSRHERATVVAVAFQMDVPGFEAGDTCTGTKLTSTIPEREPRQGYHNKYVGEDDPLPQQAHQSCQTEHHITLVWCARPNVSTRSTAVQVEPWEQQR